The genomic region aagaaataaaaaatgttagttaTGTATACATACGGGAAAGCAACGTATTCCGCACTAAGAATATATCATATTCTCCTTGGTTTTAGTGTATTGTTTCCTTTCGAGgatattcaaataaattcaccCAATAATGAatgaatatataattatataaataaatgaatgcgaAAAGGTACAGAATTcttaaaataataacattaaaaatattaaaaatgcattatatatgcatacaattTAATTTACGATTTAAGTTTATGATATAAGTAACTAAAACAAAACggaataaaattcattttgaaattcaataaaaagaatTGCAACCTTTCGTTTCTTTTAGAGGACTTAGAGAGACAATAACTTGAGATATATTTTCAGGGTGTCCGGTGGCAGAAATAggttttatatttaaagtttcTCTCCAACCGCTGAGCGTATGATGGGAGGGGATCGCGTTAGCTTCGTTATTCGTGTGGGTTATTTAGTTACgatcttgttgttgtagcagcataaacattccccatacttacatacgggggaatgctgctggggtgacagtccttggccggatataaatccgggtcgtttcggtaacgtagaaccgactgtcgtggaaacgttaGTTACGACGTCTTAGTGGACGGGTGAACAAAGTACGTTCTTAATCGAAGCGTGTTTCAAGGCCAATTATTGGGCTGCAACTTTCACGTTACgtttttatattattagttggtttagtttaaatctcacaaatcacaatattaccaagccattcactgaattttcagaaacgtgtttgttttgtattgcaaagggacctgacgtcagacttgtcaaaatcgggaaaaataaagtaactgttttgggaaCGTGCCATCATTAATACTCAGTTCGCTTTGGGTTGTGAGACTAGATAccttgttattgtagcagctgAAACATTCCTCGTACATCTACGGCGAACGCTGacgctggagtgacagtccttgaccgggcataaatctgggtcgttccggtGACGTAGAACCGATTACCGTCCGAATGTTACCAGAGAAATAAACGCGCTTGCTCCTTCAATGTAATGTCTTATCGGCCGAAAGAAACGCACACCTATTCAACTCCCAATAATATCTTAGATTTCATATGAGAACTGGATCTGgatcatatgtatatacaaccgttgaaaaatacttaagaacatTAGGTTCTGCATATTGCAGTAGGTTAAGGCTAAGCAGTAACTATATGCTATCAAAATAGTAGCCCTACCATTGGACTAGAAAACTTCGGAAGATCTCCCATCATTTCGAAATAAACTAATTACTGAAACCAGAATTGGGTCTACGCTCCAACTGGAGTTAAaggaaattatataaataagtgAAGGAACACCGCatgatactaaccacctattcacatacCCTTTTAAACCCACTCGcctaacacccctctctctggacccaacctgtcgaaatagCACGTTCCcgggtctaccgttagatgagttaaacgatgacgatcggtgacCACCGCATTGACAGGCAAACTAGCAAACTGTTATAACAACAATTTAATActattatgtttttgttttttatatttttatgttgactgattttattgatttaagaACTATAcccagttttcttcttttgagactttttcaataaaatcagtCTTTTTGTCTAAGgaaaacataatattttttacttcatgTGCAAAAGTTAATACAATGCGAAATACGTTTGAGAAAAATTCTTAAGGAGGAATTAAATAGTGAAatcaccaaaaaatttaaaagttaaaagttaaaaattttgtttaaaatcctttttgctttattattgaTGTATAGCGCCTTTGTATTGACATTATTAAACGTTTACAACGTTCAACAGGAATGGATTCCCATTCTGCATTCGCTTTTTCAAATATCTGATCCAAAATTTATGATATTATGTTGAGTGTGTTTTTTACATCGTTCTAGAGATGTCCTATTGGATTTAACTCGACACTCGAAGATGCCCAATCCAAAACTGTGATCAAATTGTCTTCGAAAAACCATTTTCCACATAAGAAGTctgctttggatcattgtcgtgttgaaattttcaaatcaccGGTAAATTCTCTTTCGCATAAGGTAGCATTACATTTTGAAGTATCTGAATGTACTTGACCGCACCCATATTACCTTCAATACGATGAATTGTTCGACACCGTTCCATCAAAAGTAGCCTCACACCATTATTAAGCTTCCCCCGAGCTTTATGATTGGTGAGACGAACTTGGGGTCGAATCCTGCACATCCATTTGAACCAACTCTTTTTtcgcctcatcgctgaataaaatataacgcCACTGATTTTGAATCCAGAACATGTGCTCTCCAGAAAACTCAATTCGACGTTTTAATTGCAATGCTGTTATCAATAGCTTTTTCCGTACCAGTGGACCGTGAAGCCCTGCTTCTGCAAATCGAAGCGCaactgttcttgttgttgttgttgtgttgtagcagcataaacattccccgtgtatatacgaggaatgctgctgaagtgacagtccttggccgaatataaatccgggtcgttccggttacgtagaaccgactgtcgtggttCGCAACTGTTCTCTTCGTTATTTGCTTTTCCAGGTGCACAGGGGTGTTAGCAGCACTCTTCCTGGTATCCTGTTTTGATAATCTAACGATCACCTTATCAATCTGGTTAGTAGTATTtcgcgttttctttttttctggaGACACAAACATCGAGGGCTTTAAAAGAATTTATGGCGAAATGCCATTCCGAAGGGGAAAAGTGTGATTCCAGTCACGGAAGTTTTGAAATAACCTAAATCGAcagtatttaatatattgaaaatataatgaTAACTATTCTTTTCTTAGTTAGTTGGTACTGGAAGAATTAACATGGCTACATTACCAAAAATTTGGTAATTGTGGACGTACACCCAAAGCTATCAGACATTTTGCGCACAGTAACGAGTATAGAGCGTACACTCCTAGAAAATGTCCCTTCTTTCAAGGACTAAGGCGAGTATTGGTTGAACTAGGCTAAGGAATacgtatttcaaaaaaaaaaaaaaacgcacgtaAAACTCAGAcaaattcatgaattttttatttaaatcgatagtacagtccatataattgtatgtttgaagattatttcatgaaaatgttgacagcgactgcgcttcaaatggtccatccgcttagtccaattttggcatactcttcccaatgtttcggccggtatcttacatataaatgctttaatgttgtcttccaatgcgttaattgaagcaggcttgtctgaacagacaagagctttaacatagctccacaaaaaataatctaaaggcgttaccTTTGACGGTAGCGGACAGATGTATATTGTATACTGTGAGGCCCAGTGATTATACGTATAGCCGCATCTCGTCAATCAGTTCACACAGATGCCTTCTGACGTGTCTAGAAGAGTGCTTAGCCTCCTCAAAGTGATGTTGTTgtcgtagcagcataaacaatgtCCTTACATGTACGGGAGTTGGCGCTGGAGTGACAAGTCTTTCaccagatataaatccgggtcactCCGATAACGTAGAACAGACTGCCGTGGGAATGAGAAGTGTCTACCGGAGCAGAAATTGCATTCGTAGCGTGTTGTTAAAGGATGATGTTTAAAGCTAGAACTTGTGTTTCAACAtctacataggtacatatatccCATGCTAatagcacaaaaaaatgtttaaatagaaaattagtTCGAGTgactttcaatttttcaaatttttggcaTGAAAACTtgtaagttttatatttttgtacccatttgaatatttttgtattcgaGGGAAAATACTAGCAAATTACCAGAATGGTAGTTAATGTCTTATCCTTAATGGAGGAAAAATTGAATTGCATATACATTAATATGCCCTGAATAGTGTTGTGGAAACGCAgccaagtaaataaaaaattctaattctATTAATCAAATacgtatatttataatgaactaaaTAATTACCTACAATTTATTATTGTTCTTGTtcaatcaattatttatttcctttcagACATCATCATttgtacattatttttatttaccaataTTCAAATAAGCCATTTTGAATTGAAGTGAATTTGTTTAAACTTAGCTTATGTGTTGATTCTGTTGTCCGCCCATTTGCTCCTCACTATCAACTGCAGCGTTCAACGCATTGTTGAACTCGTTCGTCGCATTTTCAAACTCATCTGGCCCCGCATCAATATCTTGCAATTGTTCGTCCACATTGTCAATTCCAAGCTCTTTTAGTATTCCACGTAAGCGTCGAATCTCACGATGCGCGTCGTCCAACTCGTGCTccatattttcaataatttcatccGGTATGGGCTTATCACCCAATTCCTCCCGTATGAAGTCCAAAGGATTTTCTGGCTTCACCTTCGCTTGCAATAATTTGTTGAATATTTCGTTAAGTTTGCCAGTTATACCACATTCCCGCAGATATGCATGTCGCAGATCTTTTTTCGCTTCAGATGAgagttcttcatttaaaagcactTCCATAATTTTACTACTTTggttgaataaaataatattaaaactcCTACGAtggattgcaaaaaaaaaatggttgacGTTACAAACTAACGAAAATAACTGTAAATGTTTGACAGTTTCCATTTACCATAAATATGGAGAGTTGGTGTTGTAGGTAAGGCAGTTTACTCATAACCACCGTCAGTGTTACCGCCACACTTCAACTGAAACCACTgaagttttatattaaaatttatatactttatatgtttacccaagctctggaaaggggaaaagggaaaaattatgatttttcttttttgccgctggagcagttgttcgcTGGCGAAAatacgacgttcaacatcccttggttgtaactcataagaaacccaagccccctgtttctgaagcatccaaagcatgcaatcgcttggaaatggattggcgggtaactcctaattgagcaatgcttctaattcagcgtcttcgaaagtttttggccttccttcacgcggacagtcgtcaacaataaaatcaccatctttgaagcgacggaaccaatctctgCACGATGTTTCTCTTAAGGCCAGGTTACCCttgatttgtgtgcttttttaaataaactttattcatagtacaaaatatatttattaatcaattttcttacatgtgaaaaaacaaatattaaattgcttaaaaaaattttttttttttttttttttcaaatggtggctttcaaaatggctgctaaattttagctgattcgtagttggatgccatcatatctcgaaaacgaattatctgaaagtaaaaaatcaaacggTTTCATCTTCTGTATTGAATTGGTTATAGCCGCAAGCAGAATCACaaacatttattgttatttaaaaaaattataaacaattaaaagtgaaaaaatagtggcaaaaaattcaaaagtccgccattttgtttttttttattaaaaatatttgattctgCTTGCGGTCATAACCAATTCAATACAGAAGATGAAAccgtttgattttttactttcagataattcgttttcgagatatgatggcatccaactacgaatcagctaaaatttagcagccattttgaaagccaccatttgaaaaaaaaaaaaaaaaattttttttaagcaatttaatatttgttttttcacatgtaaaaaaattgattaataaatatattttgtactatgaataaagtttatttaaaaaagcacacaaatcaagggtaacctggccttaaagcagcatctccataaactttttgtagctctcgatgcgcttcagccgccgtttttttttcgcatgAAAGAGGAagatcaacacttcccgcaaatgacgattactCGGcataaaatcagacattttcacaaaaccaaaagtatggcccttattatgagcaacattcaaACCATATTTAATGACGGCGTTCAAAAACTCTGAGGAAGGGTCTCCACAAAGGACATACAACAAACAACATGCTAAAGCGAGAAGTATCATTGAGAGAACAATTAGAGTCTTAAAGATGTTTGTTGCAGGCAAGAACTCTCcactattctcaaaaaaaaaaaaacaacacaaattatttgtgtgtgtgcagctttgcacaacatttgtcTGCTTTACAATGTTTAACTTCCGGCTGAAGAGatatccgatgagaccctcaacgatgatgctggaaatattgaagtggagtcaaataagggagaagcagaaaacataagaaattaaattcttagaatattatgaaaaaaactaaaaagtattaaataaaaacctttactccatagtttcttttttatttttgttatacattttcCTTATTCAAACATTCATGATTCagcagcccatacctgccaagggaaaataaaaatgtatttctacaaacatcacaaaaaaaccattattaaccttaatccattttgctgccgttctaactggtggtcccaatcaattcagctccgttgtaaactcctcccatttttttgctgcttgaacttttgtGTAAATCctttttgcgaattgtggattctcttccattaatgcgatcagcctttctaattgctgtttggtactcacgactttcgacctgcataaaattaacaaaattagtgtatatttattatttggttactataaaacaataaataatcgcaaacaacttacattttaactaattttcccacaatacgctacacaatcgacagaaaaattgcattcgactctaaattcggtaaacaacgaaaatttcgatagagtTGCatcgctcataataccaaattgacattcgattttcgatcttcgacaaccagcgaatatcgaagatcgaatctaactcataataggggcctatatgataccaaaacaaaatcactaatgtgtcgcagagaacgttaaatttaacgttctctgtgtgtcgaagcagtttgtttaccatatgtctaagcttggtttatgacgtttaggttatgttagaatcgactagcacacactgctggcggcaaaTAGCGAGAACATAGTTGCAGacctaatatatattatatataattcagaaatttgaaaaaattaaaatatacgaGCAAAGTTAATGAATGCAACTTTAACGAACTCTGAGTGAAAATCCCtagtgaaaaaattacaaattaagtttaatttttacacACTACACATGATTAATTTATTTGCCCAACAAGTTTTTCCAGATTTAACaccattacaaatatttttatggatgTACTTGAACgtgcttaaaatattttaggtatgtttgtttacattttcaggGTTTTTAGCGAAATCTTCGCGCTCGCagctttttacaatatttttaattaatataatattttcatattttcataagaATCATACTTTTCATAACCAAAAATAGGAATTTATATACTATGTTTAATTAACAAAGTAAAAATGCGTACTAAGTTTGATGCTTAACTAAATTAGATTGTTGTATAATGTCTTTAAATCCATATTAAggagtatatattttatatatatacaaatatatacatatatatattgtttgTAAATGAGTGAAATAGATTCTTACTAAAATTGTGTATAGCTGTATATTAAATTGTAgcgttttaaatttatttttctgaaaattatagtatatataagtataattagGTGCTTACATATGAGTGTCCGCATATGTAAACGACTGCTATAATACAATATGAAGgtacataaatttaaatattcagcatacacatacatatgtattgataAATACTATAGACCATAccaataaacgaaataaattcAGCTCGAAAATAAGATCCTTATTTATTGGAAAGGCCTTTAGTAtgccatatacgagtataattctTATCTTTTTATGtatgctcaaaaaatatttgttgttttcataattttttgttaggtttttattattaagtaatctacataaatatatatattacgtTTGATATTATtgtgtttattgttgttgttgtcattgaaTATTCCTTAAATATGTCTCGAATAAAGCATTGTCCATTATTTTCCCGCATTTCGTTATAGCACTacagtaaatacatacatatgaattctTCTTATTAGCTGTTCGAGCTTGTATAcggataattaaaatttttttaataatatttctgtttacCTCATTCGAAATGTAATTATCGTACTTACATGAATTATGATcggtaaaaataatttaactatttaattaatatgaaaaatacttacttaaaaaaaattaaaaataattaaaataataataacaatattatgtatgtatttccacCTTTAGTAGAACGCTTCTAGCctaactgaagaaaaaattgtataaattgtgTATGTATCACTCTTTAACTAAAAAAACGCTCATCGGAAATTGCCTTTAATTGAtcgaaaaattgattttatccGCAACTGTTCATaaccaaatttaaaattgcGCGCTTATCGCTTCAATTTTAAGCGCAGATACAACACTGCTACTATatgtaataggtctatggataagttcgtgcggttttacaacagatggcgtaacttgattattattccatcgatccacatttccaaacattcattggagagctactgtcgtaaggcacaaacgtcagtataagttttttatttgaagcgtaaacaaaaaGCATATTTGCGCGTTTCGAAAAACATTTCGTGCTTAAGCTTATACCGTTATAACAATTACCGGTAAATTGCTACTCATTTGTTCTGTACCGCTACTAATGAATATaagtcccgatttacacgaggagacatctagaaatgaaacattttgttcacgggcgaaggacggtcggggaagagagaagggattttgtctcccgtactcggcgacacgctttgtgtTTATCCGTATTTTCAATGTTGAAATTGgctgcaaacaatttttttgacgcttgcttcattcgttttcttcttttgtggaagaaagttctaagttatgtgttggttttcaatcaaacggaagataacaacgatgacaaacatccgaacgctgcttgggaaatacACGATTAtatttgctagtaaagtaggtataatttaaaatagttatgggacatgtgtatgctgatttctaatttttccctgcatttctagatgaaaaataaaaaaaataaataattggcgcgtacacttctgttaggtgtttggccgagctcctcctcctatttgtggtgtgcgtctgttgttccacaaatggagggacctacagtttcaagccgactccgaacggcagatattttt from Anastrepha obliqua isolate idAnaObli1 chromosome 2, idAnaObli1_1.0, whole genome shotgun sequence harbors:
- the LOC129238205 gene encoding c-Myc-binding protein homolog, which gives rise to MEVLLNEELSSEAKKDLRHAYLRECGITGKLNEIFNKLLQAKVKPENPLDFIREELGDKPIPDEIIENMEHELDDAHREIRRLRGILKELGIDNVDEQLQDIDAGPDEFENATNEFNNALNAAVDSEEQMGGQQNQHIS